One segment of bacterium DNA contains the following:
- a CDS encoding FAD-dependent oxidoreductase, giving the protein MSDRFHPISMEQLTAWAFTELEEKDSLFGVPRSAIFVPSQADRFKLSKYGVGLETPFGVAAGPQSQMAQNIVVSWLCGSRFLELKTVQTLDELDVNKPCIDIQDEGYNVEWSQELKVYESFDEYLRAWVLIHALHRKFGFPGDRPGMIFNMSVGYNMEGILKPNVQWYFEAMADCSAYKQAYVDIVAEWCPEVREIEIPDTISDTITLSTMHGCPPDEIEKICTYLLDERELHTSVKCNPTLLGPEKVRRIINEELGFGDVEIPDEAFGHDLKYEDAVPMLHNLRRLAKEKGLVFGVKLTNTLEVKNFRDVFPDDDMMYLSGRALHAATTNLAQTLAEEFRGDLLISFAGGADCFNVADLLRSGVTSITVCSDLLKSGGYLRMLQYFETLNAAMDEAGALDLTDFVCKTGISQAEFGDFASILGDAARDSDLELGTEACEPLAGRLADWRAGPSDGERVTDVLSAWAAESGFDEEQTAILVGSAARTLGRINLRQYAAQARTEWRSKKDSFRTDRSKTPRPLGLFDCIEAPCVEECPVDQKVPQYMNAVRTGDFAGAVAITREDNPLPAILGRVCDHLCENTCIRTHYDEPLAIRDIKRFIMEHEASPKVFDRSPVGETKVGIIGGGPAGLSAAQNLAYAGFDVTIFEMYPYAGGMVGGAIPQYRLPQAEIDQDVKILEELGVEIRYGVKAGGDFTMAQLRAEGFGYVFVAVGAQLAKRLNLPGEDSEGVMDALRFLRSVREQNPVPIGKRVGVIGAGDTAMDCVRSAYRLGSDVSLIYRRTIDQMPADREEIRGAIEEGIDIVELAKPHALHIEDGKLVGLVCTKMEYRGDRDRSGRKIPHEIEGTEYEIPLDTLILAISQHAILDFFGDEVPDLNDWGYIRVNPETHESTVSGVYAGGDVAADGPSSIVKAAADGKRVAAAIIAREEAGAAGGANGNGHAEDFDLHELLLRRAHRDWRVPLTHTSLDDRMNFNEPIKTYTREEAMAEASRCLDCHNICSLCVGVCPNMALMTYESSPFTASLPALSVAAGEVVAGEPREFKADQRHQIAVLTDFCNECGNCTTFCPTSGEPYRDKPRLYLDRADFGAQEDNAFMLIRDPETPEAAVIEARWSGETHRLEVNGDLRYTSPALSARLTAPDLSLLEVEAGLGAGDDGELSLEPCATMYVVLQGLSQSMPHLPWAAPEGALPAVTRVTHPGYDE; this is encoded by the coding sequence ATGTCGGACCGCTTTCACCCGATCTCGATGGAGCAGTTGACGGCGTGGGCTTTCACGGAGCTCGAGGAGAAGGACTCGCTATTCGGCGTGCCCCGATCGGCGATCTTTGTTCCCAGCCAAGCGGATCGATTCAAGCTGAGCAAGTACGGCGTCGGATTGGAGACGCCGTTCGGGGTCGCCGCCGGGCCCCAGTCCCAGATGGCTCAAAACATCGTGGTTTCCTGGCTCTGCGGATCTCGGTTCCTGGAGCTGAAGACCGTACAGACGCTCGACGAGCTCGATGTGAACAAGCCTTGCATCGACATCCAGGACGAGGGCTACAACGTCGAGTGGTCGCAGGAGCTCAAGGTCTACGAGTCCTTCGACGAGTACCTACGCGCCTGGGTGCTGATTCACGCTCTTCATCGGAAGTTCGGCTTCCCCGGCGATCGCCCGGGAATGATCTTCAACATGAGTGTCGGCTACAACATGGAGGGGATCCTCAAGCCGAACGTGCAGTGGTACTTCGAGGCGATGGCGGACTGCTCGGCCTACAAGCAGGCCTACGTCGACATCGTCGCCGAGTGGTGCCCCGAGGTGAGAGAGATCGAGATTCCCGACACCATCTCGGACACCATCACCCTGTCCACCATGCACGGCTGTCCGCCGGACGAGATCGAGAAGATCTGTACCTACCTACTGGACGAGCGTGAGCTGCACACCAGCGTCAAATGCAATCCGACCCTGCTCGGTCCGGAGAAGGTGCGCAGGATCATCAACGAAGAGCTCGGCTTCGGTGATGTCGAGATTCCCGACGAGGCCTTCGGGCACGATCTCAAGTACGAGGACGCGGTTCCGATGCTTCACAACCTGCGCCGGCTTGCCAAGGAAAAAGGGCTCGTGTTCGGCGTGAAGCTCACCAACACCCTCGAGGTCAAGAACTTTCGTGACGTTTTTCCGGACGACGACATGATGTATCTGTCGGGGCGCGCGCTCCATGCGGCAACCACGAATCTGGCTCAAACGCTCGCCGAGGAGTTTCGGGGGGATCTGCTGATCTCGTTCGCCGGCGGAGCGGATTGCTTCAATGTCGCGGACCTTCTGCGCTCCGGGGTCACCAGCATCACGGTCTGTTCCGATCTCCTCAAGTCCGGTGGTTATCTGCGGATGCTGCAGTATTTCGAGACTTTGAACGCCGCCATGGACGAAGCCGGAGCGCTGGATCTCACCGATTTCGTCTGCAAAACCGGAATCTCCCAGGCGGAGTTCGGAGACTTCGCGTCGATTCTCGGCGATGCGGCTCGGGATTCGGACCTGGAGCTGGGCACCGAGGCGTGCGAACCTCTGGCCGGGCGCTTGGCCGACTGGCGCGCCGGGCCGTCCGATGGAGAGCGGGTGACCGACGTCCTGAGCGCCTGGGCCGCCGAGAGCGGCTTTGACGAAGAGCAGACCGCGATTCTCGTTGGCTCGGCCGCGAGGACTCTCGGTCGGATCAACCTGCGCCAGTACGCGGCCCAGGCGAGGACCGAATGGCGCAGCAAGAAGGACTCGTTCCGCACCGACCGGTCCAAGACCCCTCGGCCCCTGGGTTTGTTCGACTGCATCGAGGCGCCGTGTGTCGAAGAGTGTCCGGTCGACCAGAAAGTGCCGCAGTACATGAATGCGGTCCGGACCGGAGACTTTGCCGGCGCGGTCGCGATCACCCGGGAGGACAACCCGCTGCCGGCCATCCTGGGTCGGGTTTGCGACCACTTGTGCGAGAACACTTGCATCCGCACTCACTACGACGAGCCGCTGGCGATCCGCGACATCAAGCGTTTCATCATGGAGCACGAAGCTTCCCCGAAAGTCTTTGATCGCTCGCCGGTGGGTGAGACCAAGGTGGGGATCATCGGTGGCGGTCCCGCCGGCCTTTCGGCGGCTCAGAATCTGGCCTACGCCGGTTTCGACGTGACCATCTTCGAGATGTACCCGTACGCCGGCGGCATGGTCGGCGGGGCGATCCCCCAGTACCGCCTGCCCCAGGCGGAGATCGACCAGGACGTCAAGATTCTCGAGGAGCTGGGCGTGGAGATTCGCTATGGCGTCAAGGCCGGCGGGGATTTCACCATGGCGCAGCTCCGGGCCGAGGGGTTCGGCTACGTCTTCGTGGCGGTTGGCGCCCAGCTGGCCAAGAGGTTGAACCTGCCCGGTGAGGACTCCGAGGGCGTTATGGACGCGCTGCGCTTTCTGCGCAGCGTTCGGGAGCAGAATCCCGTTCCGATCGGCAAGAGAGTTGGTGTCATCGGCGCCGGCGATACGGCGATGGACTGCGTGCGCTCGGCCTATCGGCTTGGTTCCGACGTATCACTCATCTACCGGCGCACGATCGACCAGATGCCCGCCGATCGGGAGGAGATTCGTGGCGCAATCGAAGAGGGCATCGACATTGTCGAGCTGGCGAAGCCCCACGCGCTCCACATCGAGGACGGCAAGCTCGTGGGGTTGGTGTGCACGAAGATGGAGTACCGTGGCGACCGGGACCGGAGCGGCCGGAAGATTCCGCACGAGATCGAAGGTACCGAATACGAGATTCCCCTCGACACGCTGATCCTCGCCATCAGCCAGCATGCGATTCTGGATTTCTTCGGCGACGAGGTGCCGGACCTGAACGACTGGGGCTACATCCGAGTGAACCCGGAGACCCACGAGTCCACCGTCTCGGGTGTCTATGCCGGTGGCGACGTGGCCGCCGACGGCCCCTCGTCGATCGTCAAGGCCGCGGCGGACGGCAAGCGAGTGGCCGCCGCCATCATCGCGCGGGAAGAGGCTGGCGCTGCCGGTGGCGCGAACGGCAACGGTCACGCCGAGGACTTCGATCTGCACGAGCTTCTGCTGCGCCGAGCCCACCGCGATTGGCGCGTGCCGCTGACACACACCTCGCTCGATGATCGGATGAACTTCAACGAGCCGATCAAGACCTACACTCGGGAAGAGGCCATGGCCGAGGCGAGCCGCTGTCTCGATTGCCACAACATCTGCAGCCTGTGCGTCGGGGTCTGCCCGAACATGGCGCTGATGACCTACGAGTCGAGTCCGTTTACCGCCAGCCTGCCGGCACTCAGCGTCGCGGCTGGCGAGGTCGTTGCCGGCGAGCCACGCGAGTTCAAGGCGGACCAACGCCATCAGATCGCGGTCTTGACCGACTTCTGCAACGAGTGCGGCAACTGCACGACGTTCTGTCCGACCTCCGGGGAGCCCTACCGCGACAAGCCGAGGCTCTACCTCGACCGAGCGGACTTCGGGGCACAAGAGGACAACGCCTTCATGCTCATCCGAGATCCGGAGACTCCTGAGGCGGCGGTGATCGAGGCACGCTGGAGCGGCGAGACCCACCGGTTGGAGGTGAATGGCGACCTTCGTTACACCTCGCCGGCTCTGTCGGCGCGTCTGACGGCGCCGGACCTCTCGCTACTCGAGGTCGAGGCGGGGCTCGGAGCCGGAGACGATGGCGAGCTGTCACTGGAGCCGTGCGCGACCATGTACGTCGTGCTCCAGGGCCTGTCGCAATCGATGCCCCATCTGCCGTGGGCGGCGCCGGAGGGTGCCTTGCCGGCGGTGACCAGGGTCACCCATCCCGGCTACGACGAGTAG
- a CDS encoding YgeY family selenium metabolism-linked hydrolase, whose product MNNNFHEIAKASEDDLVEFLRDIVAIPSLSSDEERVVHRIEREMNQLEFDEVRGDPMGNLIGRVGSGPRSIALDGHVDTVDVSQPALWETDPFDPVVKDGAIFGKGTTDMKGGVASSVYAAALLKKNGLIPADLSLYVTATVQEEDCDGLCWQYLVNEDQLRPDVVVITEPTSLAIYRGQRGRMEIEISTEGISCHGSAPARGINAVYKMADIIEDIERLDGMLKPHEPLGKGSVTISQIRSTSPSLCAVADGCTIHLDRRLTTGETEETVIEELNSLPSVQKKQAKVTVLEYDTPSYTGLSYPTKKYFPSWQTELTHPAMEAAIRGHRSAFGSDAHLGYWVFSTNGVATAGLADIPTVGFGPGHEKWAHAPNERVEIEHLVRAAAFYMSFAVEYCERP is encoded by the coding sequence ATGAACAACAACTTCCACGAGATCGCCAAGGCGTCCGAGGACGACCTGGTCGAGTTCCTGCGTGACATCGTCGCTATCCCATCGCTCAGCAGTGACGAAGAGCGGGTTGTCCACCGCATCGAGCGCGAGATGAACCAGCTCGAGTTCGACGAGGTCCGGGGCGACCCGATGGGTAACCTCATTGGACGCGTCGGCTCGGGGCCGCGCTCGATCGCTCTCGACGGCCACGTCGACACCGTCGACGTCAGCCAGCCGGCTCTCTGGGAGACAGACCCGTTCGACCCGGTGGTGAAGGACGGCGCGATCTTCGGCAAAGGCACCACCGACATGAAAGGCGGTGTCGCTTCATCCGTCTACGCGGCTGCTCTGCTAAAGAAGAACGGGCTGATACCCGCCGATCTGTCGCTCTACGTGACTGCCACAGTCCAGGAAGAAGATTGTGACGGCCTCTGCTGGCAATATCTGGTCAACGAAGACCAACTCCGGCCCGACGTTGTTGTCATCACCGAACCGACCAGTCTCGCCATCTACCGCGGCCAGCGCGGTCGAATGGAGATCGAGATTTCGACAGAGGGCATCTCTTGTCACGGCTCGGCGCCGGCTCGCGGTATCAACGCCGTCTACAAGATGGCCGACATCATCGAGGACATCGAACGGCTCGACGGGATGCTCAAGCCGCACGAGCCGCTCGGCAAGGGCTCGGTCACCATCAGCCAGATCCGCTCGACCTCACCCAGCCTGTGCGCGGTAGCCGACGGCTGCACGATCCACCTGGATCGGCGCCTGACGACCGGTGAAACAGAGGAAACCGTGATCGAGGAGCTCAACTCCCTGCCGTCGGTGCAGAAGAAGCAAGCCAAGGTCACGGTTCTCGAGTACGACACACCGAGCTACACCGGCCTCTCCTACCCAACCAAGAAGTACTTTCCCTCCTGGCAAACGGAGCTGACTCACCCGGCCATGGAGGCGGCGATTCGAGGGCACCGAAGCGCCTTCGGCAGCGACGCGCATCTCGGCTATTGGGTGTTCAGCACGAACGGCGTCGCCACCGCCGGCCTCGCCGATATTCCGACGGTCGGCTTCGGCCCCGGCCATGAGAAGTGGGCCCACGCGCCCAACGAGAGAGTCGAGATCGAGCATCTCGTGCGCGCCGCCGCCTTCTACATGAGCTTCGCCGTCGAGTACTGCGAGCGTCCGTAG